One region of Solanum pennellii chromosome 6, SPENNV200 genomic DNA includes:
- the LOC107022602 gene encoding homeobox-leucine zipper protein ROC5-like encodes MTDTMEGDSEKSDESWLKYLIDGSVEEEVSTGDNITGGASVHEQGESSSRRRKNIRHNADQIKELEAFYKKNPIPNKKTRQEIATKLSMDFNQVQNWFQNKRTQTKLQSEWYENKIMKQENDKLRVEHSVTKEALENSIREKHSKEKVDENQTKIEHDQLEDEVKRLAYKLSLFNKVVAHDNIVLLNLGLDAFNELFRLYENGNPLWIRKLDGSGEMLNIEEYDRLFIPLIDTKPEYFTMEGTRASCIVADTSLALVNMLMDKNQWVDMFPCIVGKTYATDVISTGMAGNKNTSLLLIKTEFQIISDLVSVREVEFLRFSKKHAEGVWAIVDVSIDESKSCRRLPSGCILRDMPDGFCQVTWIEHTEYNENLVHEWYRPLIKAGMAFGAQRWIASLQRQHHFLKMMKSAVDPTVELSGERGIRKMAQRMTDMFCTGVCGTKHNWEIIQPATNENPKLMMRTNVSDPSEYVGVILSATKTIWLPTQQQTLFKFFNNEQTRSQWDVLYNNSTMERMIQFPKGQNIDSNISIYFAHGDESCASRVILQDTSTDESGSILVYATIGSQEMDKVIDGGDSSWVALFSNGIAIAPDCNRNLFAANDTSEEMDNGFEDGSMVTINFQMMGNMLPDTTLSMELVKQANGLISHTVHKIKSALKCW; translated from the exons ATGACAGATACGATGGAAGGTGATAGTGAGAAAAGTGATGAAAGTTGGCTTAAATATTTGATAGATGGATCTGTAGAGGAAGAAGTTTCTACCGGTGACAATATAACTGGTGGTGCATCTGTACATGAACAAGGTGAATCATCGTCGAGGAGGAGGAAAAACATTAGGCATAATGCTGATCAGATTAAGGAGCTTGAAGC GTTTTACAAAAAGAATCCAATCCCTAACAAAAAAACACGACAAGAAATTGCAACAAAATTGTCAATGGACTTCAACCAGGTGCAAAATTGGTTCCAGAATAAAAGAACCCAAACGAAG TTGCAATCGGAATGGTATGAAAATAAGATTATGAAGCAAGAAAATGACAAGCTTCGCGTAGAGCATAGTGTAACAAAGGAAGCCCTGGAAAATTCAATCCGTGAGAAACATAGTAAAGAAAAGGTTGATGAGAATCAAACAAAGATTGAGCATGATCAATTGGAAGATGAAGTTAAGAGGCTTGCCTACAAATTAAGCTTATTTAATAAAGTTGTAGCGCATGATAATATTGTGTTATTGAATCTTGGCTTGGATGCCTTCAATGAGCTTTTTAGGCTATACGAAAATGGTAACCCTCTTTGGATTAGAAAATTGGATGGAAGTGGAGAAATGCTAAATATTGAGGAATATGATCGATTGTTTATCCCATTAATCGATACAAAACCTGAATATTTCACAATGGAAGGCACAAGGGCATCATGTATAGTGGCTGACACCAGTTTGGCATTGGTGAATATGCTGATGGATAAG AATCAGTGGGTAGATATGTTTCCATGCATTGTTGGAAAAACATATGCTACTGATGTGATTTCCACTGGCATGGCTGGAAATAAGAACACTTCTCTGCTATTG ATTAAAACTGAATTTCAAATCATTTCTGACCTAGTTTCTGTTCGCGAAGTAGAATTTCTTCGCTTCTCTAAGAAACATGCTGAAGGTGTCTGGGCTATTGTTGATGTATCAATCGATGAAAGTAAAAGTTGCCGCAGGCTCCCATCTGGCTGTATTTTACGAGATATGCCAGATGGTTTTTGTCAg GTTACTTGGATCGAGCACACGGAATATAATGAAAATCTTGTCCACGAATGGTATCGCCCTTTGATAAAGGCTGGTATGGCATTTGGTGCTCAACGGTGGATCGCTTCTTTGCAAAGACAACATCACTTCTTGAAAATGATGAAGTCAGCTGTTGATCCCAcag TTGAGTTAAGTGGTGAGAGAGGTATAAGAAAAATGGCTCAACGAATGACTGATATGTTTTGTACGGGGGTTTGTGGAACCAAGCATAACTGGGAAATAATTCAACCAGCAACTAACGAAAATCCAAAGTTAATGATGAGGACTAATGTAAGTGACCCAAGTGAATACGTTGGTGTGATATTAAGTGCTACAAAGACCATCTGGTTACCGACGCAACAACAAACGTTGTTCAAATTCTTCAATAATGAACAAACAAGGAGCCAGTGGGATGTATTGTACAACAATTCTACCATGGAACGAATGATCCAATTTCCTAAGGGTCAAAATATCGACAGCAacatttctatttattttgctCAT GGGGATGAATCTTGTGCTAGTCGAGTGATTTTGCAAGATACGTCCACGGATGAAAGTGGATCAATTTTGGTTTATGCTACAATTGGTTCTCAAGAAATGGATAAAGTGATTGATGGGGGAGACTCTTCTTGGGTGGCTCTCTTCTCAAATGGAATAGCAATAGCGCCCGATTGTAATCGCAATCTTTTTGCAGCTAATGATACTTCTGAGGAGATGGATAATGGGTTCGAAGATGGATCAATGGTGACTATCAATTTTCAAATGATGGGGAACATGCTTCCAGATACAACTCTTTCTatggagttggtcaaacaagcaAATGGACTCATCTCACACACTGTTCACAAGATCAAGAGTGCTCTTAAATGCTGGTGA